A genomic window from Silene latifolia isolate original U9 population chromosome Y, ASM4854445v1, whole genome shotgun sequence includes:
- the LOC141627875 gene encoding uncharacterized protein LOC141627875 gives MAGDDASDDHPKIDSLSPYYLGSHDVPGAKISNVTLRRDNYDAWQKSMTFSLKSRRKFGFVDGTIKKPSTEFELDNWVVVNCTIVQWIRNMIDPSLLENISYPDEYLPFMVEIKEQYSVIDGTMIHGLKTQLNNCKQAKGMDVTTYFGKLKTLWDSLARHEPPFSCQCGKCVCGIGAKAMQRQDNERLHQFFMGLDPTLYGNIRSSQFQLDPLPSLTRAYNLVLQEERLRVETQPNTSDVAIFTTPSANTDWRVLRDKERTDKLKLPRTIAEYLVYRARAAARGPGTAQSGTSGGSNTSKAGSDPSVRANEVITHPSAHSLLDTDRLSGMCEWIIDTGASNHVTGTLSCLEDQIQIPGRTVGLPNGQQVVASVMGSVYINDFLTLRNVLFVPALTCNLISVSQLTIENTFSFEFTKNTCLIQDPSSRKTIGAGELRDGLFWIHAGERPLTVHTVTGQGSFDLWHRRLGHPSDKVVKTIPSFSNLSCNKDIVCDACHLAKQHRDSFISNNKRASDLFELIRCDLWGLIGSYFYYLFSIF, from the exons ATGGCCGGAGATGATGCCTCCGATGACCATCCAAAAATCGACTCTCTTAGCCCTTATTACCTCGGTTCACATGATGTTCCGGGGGCAAAAATTTCAAACGTTACTCTACGTCGTGACAATTACGACGCTTGGCAGAAATCAATGACTTTCTCGCTTAAATCCCGCCGTAAGTTTGGATTCGTCGATGGGACGATTAAGAAACCCTCTACCGAATTTGAACTCGACAACTGGGTAGTTGTTAATTGCACAATTGTTCAATGGATTCGTAACATGATTGATCCAAGTTTGCTCGAAAATATTTCCTACCCCGACGAATATTTGCCGTTTATGGTCGAAATCAAAGAACAATACTCCGTCATCGATGGCACGATGATTCACGGACTCAAAACACAATTGAATAATTGTAAGCAGGCCAAGGGAATGGACGTAACTACATATTTCGGGAAGCTTAAGACTCTCTGGGATTCGCTTGCTCGACATGAACCACCCTTTTCCTGCCAATGTGGAAAATGCGTTTGCGGCATCGGCGCCAAAGCCATGCAGCGACAGGACAACGAAAGATTGCACCAATTTTTCATGGGACTTGATCCCACCCTTTACGGTAATATCCGATCTTCACAATTTCAGTTGGATCCTTTGCCTTCCCTTACTCGTGCTTACAATCTCGTTCTCCAAGAGGAACGCTTGCGTGTTGAAACTCAACCCAATACTTCTGATGTTGCTATTTTCACCACTCCCTCTGCTAATACCGATTGGCGTGTGCTTCGTGACAAAGAGCGAACTGATAAACTTAAACT GCCCCGTACTATTGCTGAATACCTTGTTTACAGGGCTCGTGCTGCAGCTCGTGGTCCGGGTACTGCTCAAAGTGGGACGTCGGGTGGGTCTAACACAAGCAAGGCGGGCTCGGACCCTTCTGTCCGTGCAAATGAAGTTATTACACACCCCTCGGCTCATTCCCTGCTTGATACGGATCGTCTAAGTGGTATGTGTGAATGGATTATTGATACAGGTGCTTCCAACCACGTCACTGGAACTTTGTCGTGTTTGGAGGATCAAATCCAAATTCCGGGTCGCACTGTTGGCCTTCCCAACGGTCAACAAGTTGTGGCATCCGTAATGGGTTCGGTCTATATCAATGATTTTCTTACTCTCCGCAACGTTTTATTTGTTCCTGCATTAACATGCAATTTAATATCCGTTTCCCAGCTAACAATTGAAAATACTTTCTCCTTTGAATTTACTAAAAATACATGTCTCATTCAGGACCCTTCCTCGAGGAAGACGATTGGAGCCGGTGAGCTACGAGACGGACTGTTTTGGATTCATGCGGGGGAGAGGCCATTGACGGTGCATACGGTGACTGGACAAGGGAGTTTCGACCTTTGGCACAGGCGTCTTGGGCATCCGTCGGATAAAGTGGTCAAGACTATTCCCTCTTTTAGTAATTTATCTTGCAATAAAGACATTGTTTGTGATGCTTGTCACTTGGCCAAACAACATCGTGATAGTTTTATTTCGAATAATAAGCGTGCATCGGATTTATTTGAATTAATTCGATGCGACCTTTGGGGACTAATAGGCTCGTATTTCTACTATCTATTTAGCATATTTTAA